In Anaerobacillus isosaccharinicus, one genomic interval encodes:
- a CDS encoding transposase: MKPTLIPHISYQNFVLDQLNTHYSGGILTLVQKDWTIISKLWITDLSFTTTWLHDSYSVKGPEPRDPASMLRSYLLCLLTSPTLSITEWVNQLHRVPLYTILSGFEPGDVPGVGTFYDFFRRLSGFEKANVKPFIKLKRKKKKKKKPKKGEKATPRNPGIIRKLVDRHLRNGSKQKQLPGDQLYAFFQSQFLEVSARLGLLGDPHSLGVVGDGTPVETARYPRSKPICDCSAQGLTNCTHPRRYSQPDIDSGWDSSRERYFNGYHLYMISTSDSQYDLPLYPRLHPASRHDSVSLVVGSIEFSQRYTLGTIDKILLDAAHDAEPIYELLDHHNVEPFIDLNVRTKKNFSTQSDIQISPLGVPICPIGMEMKPNGFDKSQNRQKWRCPLACGTKNTCSTPCSKAKYGRTFHTFKQDNLRLFTKTPRSSEKWKLIYKRRTSVERSNKREKVDYHLESGRHRSTKMWYVRLYSIMMCQHIDAWYSSQKETLNIQEIIFSKSA, encoded by the coding sequence ATGAAACCTACGCTAATACCACATATCTCATATCAAAACTTCGTTTTAGACCAATTAAATACTCATTACTCAGGCGGTATACTGACTCTCGTACAAAAAGATTGGACTATTATCTCGAAGTTATGGATCACGGATCTTTCGTTTACCACTACGTGGCTTCATGATTCATATTCAGTTAAAGGTCCTGAGCCACGTGATCCTGCTTCCATGCTTCGCTCTTATCTTTTGTGTTTATTGACAAGTCCGACCCTGAGTATTACAGAATGGGTGAACCAACTCCATCGTGTTCCTCTTTACACGATCCTTAGCGGCTTTGAACCTGGGGATGTTCCAGGTGTCGGTACTTTTTATGACTTCTTCAGACGGCTATCAGGTTTTGAGAAGGCTAATGTAAAACCTTTTATTAAGCTCAAACGAAAAAAGAAGAAGAAGAAAAAACCGAAAAAGGGTGAAAAAGCAACTCCTAGAAACCCTGGTATTATTAGAAAATTAGTGGATCGTCATTTACGCAATGGCTCAAAACAAAAACAATTGCCGGGAGATCAATTATACGCGTTTTTTCAATCTCAATTTCTTGAAGTTTCAGCGAGATTGGGTTTGCTTGGGGATCCCCATTCCCTTGGTGTTGTTGGAGATGGGACACCCGTGGAAACAGCGAGATACCCAAGGAGCAAACCTATTTGTGATTGTAGTGCCCAAGGACTAACGAATTGTACTCATCCTCGTCGATATTCTCAACCTGACATCGACTCAGGTTGGGATAGTTCAAGGGAGAGGTACTTCAACGGATATCATCTCTACATGATATCCACTAGCGATAGCCAATACGACTTGCCGCTATATCCACGGCTGCATCCTGCTTCCCGGCATGATTCAGTCAGCCTAGTGGTTGGTTCAATTGAATTTTCGCAACGGTACACCTTGGGCACAATTGATAAAATCCTTCTCGATGCCGCACATGATGCAGAACCGATTTACGAATTACTGGACCATCATAATGTGGAACCATTTATTGATCTTAATGTTCGAACAAAGAAAAACTTCAGTACGCAAAGTGATATTCAGATTTCTCCCCTAGGCGTTCCTATTTGTCCAATTGGAATGGAAATGAAACCCAATGGGTTTGACAAATCTCAAAACCGCCAAAAGTGGCGTTGTCCACTAGCTTGCGGAACAAAAAATACATGTTCCACTCCGTGTTCTAAAGCGAAGTATGGCCGGACATTTCATACGTTTAAGCAAGATAATCTTCGTCTGTTCACTAAAACACCGAGGTCTTCTGAAAAGTGGAAACTGATTTATAAACGAAGAACTTCAGTTGAACGTTCGAACAAAAGAGAAAAAGTCGACTATCACTTAGAATCTGGGCGTCATCGCTCTACAAAAATGTGGTATGTCCGCTTATATTCAATCATGATGTGTCAACACATAGATGCTTGGTACAGTAGTCAGAAAGAGACTTTGAACATCCAAGAAATCATCTTTTCTAAGAGCGCCTAG
- a CDS encoding transposase, whose protein sequence is MKPALIPHISYQNFVLDQLNTHYSGGILTLVQKDWTIISKLWITDLSFTTTWLHDSYSVKGPEPRDPASMLRSYLLCLLTSPTLSITEWVNQLHRVPLYTILSGFEPGDVPGVGTFYDFFRRLSGFEKANVKPFIKLKRKKKKKKKPKKGEKATPRNPGIIRKLVDRHLRNGSKQKQLPGDQLYAFFQSQFLEVSARLGLLGDPHSLGVVGDGTPVETARYPRSKPICDCSAQGLTNCTHPRRYSQPDIDSGWDSSRERYFNGYHLYMISTSDSQYDLPLYPRLHPASRHDSVSLVVGSIEFSQRYTLGTIDKILLDAAHDAEPIYELLDHHNVEPFIDLNVRTKKNFSTQSDIQISPLGVPICPIGMEMKPNGFDKSQNRQKWRCPLACGTKNTCSTPCSKAKYGRTFHTFKRDNLRLFTKTPRSSEKWKLIYKRRTSVERSNKREKVDYHLEAGRHRSTKMWYVRLYSIMMCQHIDAWYSSQKETLNIQEIIFTKSA, encoded by the coding sequence ATGAAACCTGCGCTAATACCACATATCTCATATCAAAACTTCGTTTTAGACCAATTAAATACTCATTACTCAGGCGGTATACTGACTCTCGTACAAAAAGATTGGACTATTATCTCGAAGTTATGGATCACGGATCTTTCGTTTACCACTACGTGGCTTCATGATTCATATTCAGTTAAAGGTCCTGAGCCACGTGATCCTGCTTCCATGCTTCGCTCTTATCTTTTGTGTTTATTGACAAGTCCGACCCTGAGTATTACAGAATGGGTGAACCAACTCCATCGTGTTCCTCTTTACACGATCCTTAGCGGCTTTGAACCTGGGGATGTTCCAGGTGTCGGTACTTTTTATGACTTCTTCAGACGGCTATCAGGTTTTGAGAAGGCTAATGTAAAACCTTTTATTAAGCTCAAACGAAAAAAGAAGAAGAAGAAAAAACCGAAAAAGGGTGAAAAAGCAACTCCTAGAAACCCTGGTATTATTAGAAAATTAGTGGATCGTCATTTACGCAATGGCTCAAAACAAAAACAATTGCCGGGAGATCAATTATACGCGTTTTTTCAATCTCAATTTCTTGAAGTTTCAGCGAGATTGGGTTTGCTTGGGGATCCCCATTCCCTTGGTGTTGTTGGAGATGGGACACCCGTGGAAACAGCGAGATACCCAAGGAGCAAACCTATTTGTGATTGTAGTGCCCAAGGACTAACGAATTGTACTCATCCTCGTCGATATTCTCAACCTGACATCGACTCAGGTTGGGATAGTTCAAGGGAGAGGTACTTCAACGGATATCATCTCTACATGATATCCACTAGCGATAGCCAATACGACTTGCCGCTATATCCACGGCTGCATCCTGCTTCCCGGCATGATTCAGTCAGCCTAGTGGTTGGTTCAATTGAATTTTCGCAACGGTACACCTTGGGCACAATTGATAAAATCCTTCTCGATGCCGCACATGATGCAGAACCGATTTACGAATTACTGGACCATCATAATGTGGAACCATTTATTGATCTTAATGTTCGAACAAAGAAAAACTTCAGTACGCAAAGTGATATTCAGATTTCTCCCCTAGGCGTTCCTATTTGTCCAATTGGAATGGAAATGAAACCCAATGGGTTTGACAAATCTCAAAACCGCCAAAAGTGGCGTTGTCCACTAGCTTGCGGAACAAAAAATACATGTTCCACTCCGTGTTCTAAAGCGAAGTATGGCCGCACATTTCATACGTTTAAGCGAGATAATCTTCGTCTGTTCACTAAAACACCAAGATCTTCTGAAAAGTGGAAACTCATTTATAAACGAAGAACTTCAGTTGAACGTTCGAACAAAAGAGAAAAAGTCGATTATCACTTAGAAGCTGGGCGCCATCGCTCTACAAAAATGTGGTATGTCCGCCTATACTCAATCATGATGTGTCAACACATAGATGCTTGGTACAGTAGTCAGAAAGAGACTTTGAACATTCAGGAAATCATCTTTACTAAAAGCGCCTAG
- the glgA gene encoding glycogen synthase GlgA: protein MKVLFVATECTPFIKTGGLADVIGALPKELKKEGVDVRVVLPKYDAINTSFQEEMNLVYTGTAPVGWRNQYVGVEMLVKDEITFYFIDNEYYFKRVGLYGFYDDAERFAYFNRAILEMLPQIDFQPDIIHCHDWQAALIPLFLKTHYCENLFYQEVKTMFTIHNLMYQGIFPKEVLSELLSLGDEHFEGVEFDGCVNFLKSALVHADLLTTVSETYAREIQNPYYGEKLDGLLRNRCNDLHGIVNGLDYKEYDPMNDPNLSFPYRSARGKKQKNKLELQRQLGLPEREDVPMLAIVTRLVEQKGLDLITHFLDELVQEDVQVIILGTGDDVYEQFFHQAALRYPEKVSTHITFNEGFARRIYAASDLFLMPSRFEPCGIGQLIALRYASVPIVRETGGLVDTVTPFNKETLQGNGFSFTSYNAHDFLFTIRLALTIYQDATLWSALMKNMTKSDNSWNRSARQYVDLYHSIAGGL, encoded by the coding sequence ATGAAAGTCCTATTCGTAGCCACTGAGTGTACCCCATTTATTAAAACCGGGGGGCTAGCTGATGTGATTGGTGCCTTGCCAAAGGAACTAAAAAAAGAAGGCGTTGATGTCCGTGTCGTTCTACCAAAATACGACGCGATCAATACGAGCTTTCAAGAGGAAATGAACTTAGTCTACACTGGTACAGCACCAGTGGGTTGGCGGAACCAGTACGTAGGCGTTGAGATGCTCGTGAAAGATGAAATAACATTTTATTTTATCGATAATGAATATTATTTCAAACGAGTAGGCCTATATGGATTTTACGACGATGCTGAGCGATTTGCTTATTTTAATCGAGCGATATTAGAAATGCTACCTCAGATTGATTTTCAGCCTGATATTATTCATTGCCATGATTGGCAAGCAGCATTAATTCCATTATTTCTAAAAACTCATTACTGTGAGAATTTATTTTATCAGGAAGTTAAAACAATGTTCACGATCCATAATTTGATGTATCAAGGGATTTTCCCAAAAGAAGTCTTATCTGAACTTCTTTCATTAGGGGACGAACATTTTGAAGGTGTCGAATTTGATGGTTGTGTTAATTTCTTGAAAAGTGCGTTAGTTCATGCTGATCTTTTAACAACGGTAAGTGAAACGTATGCTAGGGAAATACAAAATCCTTATTACGGCGAAAAACTAGACGGACTCTTGAGAAACCGTTGTAATGACTTACACGGGATTGTTAATGGACTTGATTATAAAGAATATGACCCAATGAATGATCCTAATCTTTCCTTCCCTTATCGTAGTGCAAGAGGGAAGAAACAGAAGAATAAACTAGAGTTACAACGTCAGCTTGGGTTACCAGAACGAGAGGATGTCCCAATGCTAGCCATTGTTACTCGTTTAGTTGAGCAAAAGGGGCTTGACTTAATCACGCATTTTCTTGATGAACTAGTTCAAGAAGATGTTCAAGTGATTATTTTAGGTACCGGCGATGACGTATACGAACAATTTTTCCATCAAGCGGCGCTCCGTTATCCAGAGAAGGTTTCCACTCATATTACATTTAATGAAGGGTTTGCGAGGAGAATTTATGCAGCTAGTGATCTGTTCCTCATGCCATCCCGATTTGAGCCGTGTGGTATCGGTCAACTAATTGCTCTACGCTATGCAAGTGTGCCAATCGTTAGGGAAACAGGTGGTTTAGTGGACACCGTTACTCCGTTCAATAAAGAAACATTGCAAGGAAATGGATTTAGTTTTACTAGTTACAATGCCCATGACTTTCTTTTTACGATCCGCCTTGCCCTTACTATTTATCAAGATGCAACATTATGGTCAGCATTAATGAAAAACATGACAAAATCAGATAATAGCTGGAACAGGTCTGCAAGACAATATGTTGATCTTTATCATAGTATAGCAGGAGGTTTATAA
- a CDS encoding glucose-1-phosphate adenylyltransferase: MLLAGGEGKRLELLTKNLAKPAVYFGGKYRIIDFPLSNCTNSGIDTVGVLTQYQPLVLNTYIGIGSAWSLDRKHGGVTVLPPFQAQDRGDWYKGTADAIYQNINFVEQYNPKYVLILSGDHIYKMNYAKMLKYHKQKEADVTISVLEVPWEEASRFGILNTTDDLRIHTFDEKPENPKSNLASMGIYIFNWELLKKYLIEDAENPHSSHDFGKNVLPSLLQDGKRLYAFQFQGYWKDVGTVESLWQANMDLLDDEPQFNLNETGWRMYSVNPNQPPQFISRNATVNRALINEGCLVDGNVDHSILFFGVQVGAGSTVKDSVIMPNVKIGKNVVIEKAIIGENTIIEDGAVIRAEEGQQREITLIGENSHIKADDAVGLEVTKGV; this comes from the coding sequence ATGCTGTTAGCAGGGGGAGAAGGGAAAAGACTAGAGTTATTAACGAAGAATTTAGCTAAACCTGCTGTTTATTTTGGAGGTAAGTATCGCATTATTGATTTTCCGTTAAGTAATTGTACGAACTCAGGAATTGATACAGTTGGTGTACTAACACAATATCAACCGCTAGTTCTTAACACTTACATTGGCATCGGCTCTGCATGGAGTTTAGATAGGAAACATGGAGGGGTAACGGTATTACCACCTTTCCAGGCTCAAGATCGGGGCGACTGGTATAAAGGTACTGCTGATGCCATTTATCAAAATATTAATTTTGTTGAACAATACAATCCAAAATATGTGCTGATTTTATCGGGCGATCATATTTACAAAATGAACTATGCGAAAATGCTCAAATACCATAAACAAAAAGAAGCAGATGTAACGATTTCAGTTCTTGAAGTACCTTGGGAAGAAGCAAGTCGCTTTGGGATATTAAATACAACAGATGATTTACGAATTCATACATTTGACGAAAAACCTGAAAATCCAAAAAGTAACTTAGCCTCAATGGGGATCTATATCTTTAATTGGGAATTATTAAAAAAATATCTAATCGAAGATGCAGAAAATCCTCACTCTAGTCATGATTTCGGAAAAAATGTGTTGCCATCACTTTTACAAGATGGAAAACGTCTTTACGCCTTTCAATTCCAAGGTTATTGGAAAGATGTTGGAACAGTTGAAAGCTTATGGCAAGCCAATATGGATTTGTTAGATGATGAGCCACAATTCAATTTAAATGAAACAGGGTGGCGAATGTACTCAGTAAATCCAAATCAACCACCTCAATTTATTTCTCGTAACGCTACTGTTAATCGTGCGCTTATTAATGAAGGGTGTTTAGTTGATGGAAATGTTGATCATTCAATCTTATTTTTTGGCGTTCAAGTAGGTGCTGGTAGTACGGTTAAAGATTCAGTCATTATGCCTAATGTGAAAATTGGTAAAAATGTCGTCATTGAAAAAGCGATTATTGGAGAAAACACGATTATTGAAGACGGTGCAGTGATTCGAGCAGAAGAAGGGCAACAACGAGAAATTACATTGATTGGCGAAAATAGCCATATTAAAGCAGATGATGCAGTCGGACTAGAAGTTACTAAGGGGGTCTAA
- a CDS encoding gamma carbonic anhydrase family protein: MMYPYKGKFPEIAETAFIADFVTVTGDVKIGPFSSIWFNTVIRGDVSPTIIGERVNVQDNCTLHQSPKFPLVLEDDVTVGHQVLLHSCCIKKGALIGMGSIILDGAEIGEGAFIGAGSLVPQGKKIPPNSLAFGRPAKVVRELNDEDLQDMARIRREYVEKGQYYKSLQQVSEDYQG, translated from the coding sequence ATGATGTATCCATATAAAGGTAAATTTCCAGAAATTGCAGAGACTGCATTCATTGCTGATTTCGTTACTGTTACTGGGGATGTTAAAATCGGACCTTTTTCAAGCATTTGGTTTAATACGGTTATTCGTGGCGATGTATCTCCAACAATTATTGGGGAGCGTGTCAATGTTCAAGACAATTGTACACTTCACCAAAGTCCAAAGTTCCCTTTGGTTTTAGAAGATGATGTTACGGTCGGTCACCAAGTTTTGCTCCATAGTTGTTGTATTAAAAAAGGTGCTCTAATTGGAATGGGTTCGATCATCTTAGATGGTGCCGAAATTGGTGAAGGTGCTTTTATTGGGGCAGGAAGCCTTGTTCCACAAGGTAAAAAAATTCCACCTAACAGTCTAGCTTTTGGGCGTCCGGCAAAAGTTGTCCGAGAACTCAATGATGAGGATTTACAAGACATGGCTAGAATTCGACGTGAATATGTAGAAAAAGGACAGTACTATAAAAGTTTACAACAAGTGAGTGAAGACTACCAAGGATGA
- a CDS encoding alpha/beta hydrolase, whose translation MWVWESEKAKGVFVLVHGANEYHVRYQWLIQKLIDEGYHVVMGDLPGQGRNPKTPGHVDSFQEYIDVIETWYERALQFELPVFLLGHSMGGLAVIQTMLQKQLLVNAVILSSPCLGLENPPSKLKSYSGMLLNKISPKFRMPTNLPEVTRCEEMRKRDEEDQYIVKKVSVRWYHQLTSAMANSHKEVQHFPDVPLLVLQGGDDLIVDKKAVYHWFNQLTVTDKYYKEFPGFYHEVFNEPEKETVFHVAKRFAELHLD comes from the coding sequence ATGTGGGTTTGGGAGAGTGAAAAGGCAAAAGGTGTTTTTGTGTTAGTGCATGGAGCGAATGAATACCACGTTCGTTATCAATGGTTAATTCAAAAATTAATAGATGAAGGCTACCATGTTGTAATGGGTGATTTGCCTGGACAAGGTAGGAATCCGAAAACCCCTGGACATGTTGATTCATTTCAAGAATATATCGATGTAATCGAAACTTGGTATGAGAGAGCGTTGCAATTTGAGTTACCTGTTTTTCTTTTAGGTCATAGTATGGGTGGACTTGCCGTAATTCAGACGATGTTACAAAAACAATTATTAGTAAATGCAGTAATTCTATCTTCGCCTTGCTTAGGGTTAGAAAATCCGCCGTCCAAGTTAAAGAGCTATAGTGGAATGTTACTTAATAAAATATCACCAAAATTTCGCATGCCAACAAACCTACCAGAGGTAACTCGGTGCGAGGAAATGCGCAAGCGGGATGAAGAAGATCAGTACATCGTGAAAAAAGTGTCTGTACGCTGGTATCATCAATTAACGAGTGCCATGGCGAACAGTCACAAAGAAGTACAACATTTCCCTGATGTTCCGCTGCTAGTTCTTCAAGGTGGAGACGATTTAATTGTTGATAAAAAGGCTGTATATCACTGGTTTAATCAATTAACTGTTACCGATAAATATTACAAGGAATTTCCAGGCTTTTATCATGAAGTATTTAATGAGCCCGAAAAGGAAACAGTGTTTCATGTAGCAAAACGATTTGCAGAACTACATTTAGATTGA
- the glgD gene encoding glucose-1-phosphate adenylyltransferase subunit GlgD, with translation MEIMGVINLDNEQDFLNELTYFRCGAAVPFGGRYRLIDFVISNMTNAGMNDIAVFTRKKYRSLMDHLGKGKAWDLDTKYGGLFILPPDWNDPTDVSKGDLQHFHNNLDYFYRGKAEYVLISGSQHICNIDYQEAYEHHLKTEADITVIYKKVDMLEPEHKQCQKLETSHEGRVLKVTNEEYNNNVYMNMYIVSKKLLLQLVEHGIAHGASHFFNDCIANELENLHVQAFEYKGVHSVINSVQSFYKNNLQLLDPEFYHELFFSEQTILTKVKNEPPARYLNGANVVNSLVGNGCIIEGTVENSILFRGVVVKKGAVVKNSIIMQRCEIQGNTNIENVILDKDVTLTEGKRLIGNEQMPFVIPKQKVI, from the coding sequence ATGGAAATTATGGGAGTTATTAACTTAGATAATGAGCAAGATTTCTTAAATGAATTAACATATTTTCGTTGTGGTGCAGCTGTGCCGTTTGGTGGGAGATACAGACTCATAGATTTTGTCATTTCGAATATGACAAATGCCGGTATGAATGACATTGCGGTATTTACTCGAAAGAAATATCGTTCACTTATGGACCACCTTGGGAAAGGGAAGGCTTGGGATTTAGATACAAAATACGGGGGACTATTTATTCTACCTCCTGATTGGAATGATCCGACAGATGTCTCTAAAGGCGACTTACAACATTTTCATAATAACCTAGATTATTTTTACAGAGGAAAAGCTGAGTATGTACTTATTTCTGGTAGTCAGCATATTTGTAATATTGATTATCAGGAAGCGTATGAACATCATTTAAAAACCGAAGCAGACATTACTGTCATTTATAAAAAGGTAGACATGTTAGAACCAGAACATAAACAATGTCAGAAGCTTGAGACATCTCATGAAGGACGTGTTCTTAAAGTAACGAATGAAGAATACAACAACAATGTTTACATGAACATGTATATTGTTAGTAAAAAGTTACTTTTACAATTAGTTGAACATGGAATTGCTCATGGTGCATCCCATTTCTTTAATGATTGTATTGCAAATGAATTGGAAAATTTACATGTTCAAGCTTTTGAATATAAAGGAGTCCATTCGGTCATTAATTCCGTACAAAGCTTTTATAAAAATAATTTGCAATTATTAGATCCAGAATTTTACCATGAATTATTTTTTAGTGAGCAAACAATATTAACGAAAGTAAAAAATGAGCCACCTGCTAGATACTTAAATGGAGCCAATGTAGTTAATTCTTTAGTAGGTAACGGATGCATTATCGAAGGCACTGTTGAAAATAGTATTTTATTCCGGGGGGTCGTTGTCAAAAAAGGTGCTGTCGTAAAAAATTCAATTATTATGCAACGTTGCGAAATTCAAGGAAATACGAATATTGAAAATGTCATCCTAGATAAAGACGTTACTTTAACAGAAGGAAAACGATTAATCGGAAATGAACAAATGCCATTTGTCATTCCAAAGCAAAAGGTAATCTAA
- a CDS encoding glycogen/starch/alpha-glucan phosphorylase encodes MRVSNNENHEALKIEGSNIFADKQTFMKEFVQTLATNSSKALDEASSIDFYNTLGTMIRSHVSKNWISTNKQYNQSGEKQVYYFSMEFLMGRLLQSNMLNLNILSVVNEGLEELGINFASISEEEHDAGLGNGGLGRLAACFLDSIASLQLPGHGCGIRYKYGLFEQKLIDGYQVELPDYWLKEDYVWEVRRSDRSVNVRFGGYVETKVVDGDILFDHKNYETVLAVPYDVPVVGFENKTVNTLRLWSAEPSNSEQDFHSSNRENYYKFLNYKRSIESISEFLYPDDSHFEGKKLRLKQQYFLVSAGLQSILNSYKRRSNQSLQDLHDKATFHINDTHPALIVPELMRILMDDEGFGWDEAWEITTKTCAYTNHTTLVEALEKWPVSLFQELLPRIYMIVEEINERFCRELWAKHPGEYDRISDLAIIAHNQIRMAHLAIVGSFSVNGVAKLHTEILKQREMNNFYTVFPEKFNNKTNGITHRRWLMNSNPKLSSYITEAIGQRWIKQPRDLIGLVKYAKDAAFQEKIAKVKLDNKLILADYIKNKTGIIVDEHSIFDVQVKRLHAYKRQLLNVFHIMELYNLLRENPNIDMVPRTFIFGAKAAPSYTFAKKIIKLINTVANVVNNDPYIQGKLKVVFLENYSVSMAEKIIPAADVSEQISTASKEASGTGNMKFMMNGALTIGTLDGANVEIHDMVGNENIFIFGLTSEQVLNYYNYGGYVARDIYNCDPRVRTVLDQLLDGFCGNDKVEFKDIYYQILSNNDEYFVLKDFDSYVEAHQKVDLNYRDQKEWLKKSIINIAHSGKFSSDRTISEYATEIWGIRPFLVE; translated from the coding sequence ATGAGAGTTTCCAACAACGAGAACCATGAAGCATTAAAAATAGAAGGATCAAACATATTTGCTGACAAACAAACCTTTATGAAAGAGTTTGTTCAAACATTAGCAACTAATAGTAGTAAGGCCCTTGATGAAGCATCTTCGATTGATTTTTATAATACGTTAGGAACAATGATTCGTAGTCATGTAAGTAAAAATTGGATTAGTACGAATAAGCAATACAATCAAAGTGGTGAAAAGCAAGTTTACTATTTTTCAATGGAATTTTTAATGGGGCGGCTCTTGCAATCTAACATGCTAAACTTAAATATATTAAGTGTCGTAAACGAAGGTCTCGAGGAACTTGGTATTAATTTTGCTTCAATTTCTGAAGAAGAACATGATGCTGGCTTAGGTAATGGTGGTTTAGGTCGACTTGCCGCTTGCTTCTTAGACTCGATTGCATCGTTGCAATTACCAGGGCATGGTTGTGGGATTCGCTATAAATATGGACTTTTCGAGCAAAAGCTAATTGACGGTTACCAAGTGGAACTACCGGATTATTGGTTGAAAGAAGATTATGTGTGGGAAGTTCGTCGCTCCGATCGAAGTGTAAATGTTCGTTTTGGAGGATATGTTGAAACGAAGGTAGTGGATGGAGATATTCTATTTGACCATAAAAACTACGAAACTGTTTTGGCCGTTCCATATGATGTTCCTGTAGTAGGCTTTGAAAATAAAACGGTCAATACTTTACGTTTATGGAGTGCTGAACCCTCTAATAGCGAGCAAGATTTCCATAGTTCTAATCGTGAAAATTATTATAAATTTTTAAACTATAAACGTTCAATTGAGTCTATTTCAGAATTTTTATACCCTGATGATTCTCACTTTGAAGGGAAAAAACTTCGCTTAAAACAGCAATATTTCTTAGTCTCTGCAGGGCTTCAAAGTATTTTAAATTCTTATAAACGAAGATCAAATCAAAGTTTACAAGATTTGCATGATAAAGCTACATTTCACATTAATGATACACATCCTGCCTTAATTGTTCCAGAACTCATGCGTATCCTAATGGATGATGAAGGCTTTGGTTGGGATGAGGCATGGGAAATTACAACAAAGACTTGTGCATACACGAACCATACGACACTTGTTGAAGCCTTAGAAAAATGGCCAGTCAGCCTGTTTCAAGAGCTTTTACCACGAATTTATATGATTGTGGAAGAGATCAATGAGCGCTTCTGTCGCGAGCTTTGGGCTAAGCACCCAGGTGAATATGATCGCATTAGTGACTTAGCAATCATCGCTCACAATCAAATTCGGATGGCGCACCTCGCTATTGTGGGGAGTTTTAGTGTTAACGGAGTAGCAAAACTTCATACTGAAATTTTAAAACAACGAGAAATGAATAATTTTTATACAGTATTTCCTGAAAAATTTAATAATAAAACAAATGGAATTACTCATCGCCGTTGGTTAATGAATTCAAATCCAAAGCTTTCTTCGTATATTACAGAGGCAATCGGACAGCGTTGGATTAAACAGCCGCGGGATTTAATTGGTTTAGTGAAATATGCAAAAGATGCTGCTTTCCAAGAAAAAATAGCAAAAGTAAAATTAGATAATAAGCTAATCTTAGCAGATTATATTAAAAATAAGACAGGTATTATTGTCGACGAGCACTCGATTTTCGATGTGCAGGTAAAACGGCTTCATGCATATAAGCGTCAATTACTTAATGTCTTTCACATTATGGAGCTATATAATTTACTAAGAGAAAATCCTAATATTGACATGGTTCCACGCACATTTATTTTCGGAGCCAAAGCAGCACCGAGCTATACTTTTGCGAAAAAGATTATTAAGCTGATTAACACTGTTGCAAATGTCGTCAACAATGATCCATACATTCAAGGGAAATTAAAAGTAGTGTTTTTAGAAAATTACAGCGTTTCGATGGCGGAAAAGATTATTCCAGCGGCCGATGTAAGTGAACAGATTTCAACTGCAAGTAAAGAAGCCTCTGGAACCGGGAACATGAAATTTATGATGAATGGTGCCTTAACCATTGGTACTCTTGACGGGGCAAACGTCGAAATACATGACATGGTTGGGAATGAAAATATCTTCATTTTTGGATTAACGTCTGAACAAGTGCTGAATTACTACAATTATGGAGGCTATGTAGCCAGAGACATTTATAATTGTGATCCACGAGTACGTACTGTCCTAGATCAACTTTTGGATGGTTTCTGTGGGAACGATAAAGTAGAGTTCAAAGATATTTACTATCAAATTTTATCTAATAACGATGAATATTTTGTTTTGAAAGACTTTGATAGTTACGTAGAAGCGCATCAGAAAGTGGATCTCAATTACCGTGATCAAAAAGAATGGCTGAAAAAATCAATTATTAACATTGCTCACTCTGGCAAGTTTTCTAGCGACCGGACGATTAGTGAGTATGCTACAGAAATTTGGGGTATTAGGCCATTTTTGGTGGAGTAA